DNA sequence from the Uloborus diversus isolate 005 chromosome 1, Udiv.v.3.1, whole genome shotgun sequence genome:
GAACGCACAAAAGTGATTCTTCATTCTTTGCATTGCTGTAGCTCATATTCTGATCTCCTgttatcaattttattaattagaATGTGTAATAGTAATCACGAAAAAACTTCTTCCGCTATTTTATTAGAttaaaaaacctctttcaagcaaCGATGCGTCTTCAGCTATTGATAACTTTGACAATTTGCTGTTGTTCCACGCAATTTGCGCTGATAAACAAAAGTGTAAAAGCTCTCAAATACTCCGCCTGAATCCTTGATTGACCATCTTTACACAAAGGAATACACGCCTTAAAGTTTTCTAAGCtctttgttttgcaaagaaaatcgACGCCTACGGTAGTTCCGGAAATTGCCTGAGAGCAATTCCGGTCATCATGAGATGGGTAAAATGGTTGAACACAAAATGAAGAGTACGTCAAAAAATTCCTAAGTCATCTCCAGTCAGGTGAACGGACTATGGAGGCGGAAGGCGATTGTCCTTCCATTGTTTCTTCGGATGACCTTGAAACATATCTTTTTACAACGCCAGCAGTCCGGGTTTTTGATTTCCGACCTCCTCCGCCTCCTTGATCAGCTGCTGAAAAGACAGAGAAAAATGAATAAGGGGCACCAGAAGAGGGATGGACATGTCGTGGTTTTGCCGGGAATTTGTTTCCGTTGCTCTGGAATGTGAAATTCTTTCGGTTCACGGAATTTTTTGTAACTGAGACATCTGAATGGCGCGTTTGTTTTTATGTCTTTTGTTGAGTTTAGTTGGAAGTTATGCCAGGCTGATGACACTTTTTTCCTTGATAACTCGGAAGATGTAGACACCATGGCACATAAACCTCTGTGCCCGAATTATGGCCTTTTGATTTTAAATCTTGACTGTACCCTTCCCATCTCCTTCCTTTGAAGACAAAACTTTGTATGCTTTGTGCAAaagaatttacataaatttttacaatgacttttttaaattttcatttatttatttaattgtttttaacttttagtaATGACTCAGTTATCATTGCACAAAAAACTGAAATACAAAAGCTTTTTGTGCAATGACTGAGGCACCTCTGGTCTTTATGACTTCCTTAGTTCTTTGTTGCTTCTCGATGAGGATGCTCATGAACCCATACTTTAATGACGCATTCTATTGACGAGTAAATATGAaagtttttctgttttaaataataaattttaaaaagcacgCAAAAGTAGTCAAAAGTTGTTGAAAACGTTAAACAAACCTTTGTTAAAAACACCAAAATGTTGTCTGATTAACCAGTTAGCCtagtaaaaaagatttaaattgaagttttgagAAATGTTGTCACTTTGCTatgaaataagaagaaaaaaagaaaaaaaaagtgaatgaactTTTGACAAACAGATTGAAACTTCCtttgagtaaaaaataatataaaataataaaaaaaacactaaccCTAACTCAAGTAAATTTAATTATCAAAGAGttataacataaaaaaaactttgttttggtTGAAAATGAGCCTAGTAATTGTGTCACCACTGTTTTCAACTGCGTTTAAATGCAATGTTCTTAAATACTCAAGATATATAATTCCTTTCTTATACACTTAAACATAATtagaaaataactgaaaaattcaaCATTAAACATCAGCACCTAAACAATGCTTCATACATTTAATCTCGAAGAGGATATCCTTGTCTTTTcctgttaatttttactttccGATTCCATATTCGGCCTCAAAATACAACCCAGTTCCTGTGGCAACTAAACCTAAGGCACATCCTAAATAACCCGAATTTTACGGCCCAGTTATTTAATTCCTCCCTTGCCGCCTTCTGTAAGAACCACTTGATACATTATGCATGAATGCATTTTTCCTTTTACCCGAGGCCAACTGAAATCATccatatatttcactttttctgCTTCCATATCAAAATAGTTGGCGGTTTTAGATTATCGTCTTATCCAGTACTTTCCATTTAAACTGGTTTATCTAAAGACTCATCGATATTCTTCTGATTATCTTCCTAAACAGTGTGAAATACAAATTtgagaatcattaaaaaaaagttagaaacgtTTGTGATGAAATGACATACTTATTTCAAGACATGGTAGTTTGTGGGTTTTTACTGTAACTTACACGCGGGATGGAAAAAAATTTCCTGGAAATTTAGTTTTATAGCAACGCATAATTTAACAATACAAAATGTGCTCGCAATAATTTCAATGTGAAAGTAGAAACGATTTTGAGCACTAAAGTAGGTGTATGGAAGTCAATGTATTTCCAGcgtgttttcatcatattttcagaaaatgacagTTTGTAGTTAGGAAACATCCTTGTGAGTTAAAGTCAGCATCATTCTCAGACACTTTAATGCATATAGTATATGAATTTCGAGAAGAATTTCTAACTAGATTTCATGAGTACACGCATCTATTGTTTTTAGTcacacaaaaaattatttcatttgataCTAGTACTAGGAAGTCATGCAGTGATCCGATGTCcataggaatttttaaaaatatctgttttcacagtgattggttttggctgataacttaaatattttttgcttgtttattCTTACAATTTTATTTAAAGCAGCGCATAAAATCTTTCGGAGTGGTATAATTTTAGCATTATCTGGCTCATGCACAGCGTACTCTTTGACTTTAAAAAGACCTTCTGACTCGCGCACATgagaaaaatggtttttaaaaggtTGACAGGAAAGTCATGTGATGtccacatcaatttttttaaaaatatgtattctcATATAGTTACAGATTTTGATTCGTCAATGAAATATTGATTGCTTGTTTATCTACTTTCAATTCCGTTTAAAGAAAGGCAGAAAAACTTTACGGAGTTGAGTAGATTTCACATACGATTTCAGATTCCATCGTATACTGGGGTGGCTTTAGGCCTCCTTCGCATGAGGCAacagttgaatcaactttcgaatcGTAGTTACAACATTAGGAAGCGCTTGTCATCCTTCACATGACAGTCAACTCCGCTAATCAACTTTTGATGAGAATGGTGGTGGTACATGTGCCTGTTGTGCCAGGCGCACCAGGAACATTGACTGTAGTGTGAAGGATGACAAGTGATTCCTTCATTTTTCTATCTGGTTACAGTTCCTAATAATCGTCCCGCCTGTTTtatagttgattcaactaagctgCCTCGTGTGAAGGAGGCCTTGATCTATTTTCAGGTAACATTAGCTAAACAAATGAAAAGTCAGGCCAGTGCTACTTTGACTAGGCCCTTGAAACTTGAAACAAGCAAGTGCTAATCACTCTCCTATGCTTAATACAGTGCAGTCAAGTCTGTAAAGTGGACTACTCTTATAAGTTAAACTTGTGCCTATCTTAACcaccaatatgcaccaaatttgACTGGGAATcttgtaaaaaaaactttgtaagttgaccacttgtctaagttgaccacttaagtactgcaccgcaagtggtcaacttacacacgTTTCACTGTATAAGTATAGAATTGACGATTGCTTTTCGTTTGTTGGTTCAAAGACCAAAGATACCCCAGTTGACGGTACTCACTTTGTTTCacttcttgcagcatttttaattattatatttaacaCTCTGCATacgataattaaaaaatttcttatttttttgtcTTAGTGGGCGAAGAAGGTAGTACCACTCAACCGCAGCATCCATTATCACCAGTGGAAAGCGAGTGTCCACCTTCTCTACCGGTGAGAACGAGCCCCGCCCTTGAGAGGAGTCCCCCGCTGGGCCCCGGGACACTTGATGCCCCGTCAGACGGCTCAGACGCAATAAAGCCCCTCTACGATGATGAAGAAGTCATCATTGCTGATCATGAGACTGGTAAGCGAGTTAATTCTTGTTCTTCCGAGGTATCCATTTTatgccaggggtgcccatctgtaaccagacttttgtttcaagGAGGgatttaccaaacacatttctcgTGATATCTATGTGATCAATAAAATATGAATTCATtcgaatattttattgatttttgtcaCAATAGGTCATTTAAAGGAGGAGTGAAACTTTATGAAACTATTAAATGGTAACGTAAATGGCATGTATGTTATGTTTCGTGAAAATTGGTTCAGTAGATTTAGTGTAAATGGATGGAACAATGGACAATGGTCCATTAGAGAAGCAAAGCTACAACTTTTTCCGAAATGTGATTATTTTATCGTACAAGTCAGAAATATTTGGACAATTAATGACATTAAAGTccgaccaaacaacgtaagtagaagcacaaatttgctgctgtaatttacaaatttgtgcttctacttacgttgtttggtcggactttactattcagcacaaaggtatttatttatcttaattaaTGACATTACCTACACTTAATCTTCAactaaaaatgtgctttttttttccttccttagtTATATGAGTTTAATTTTCGAGATTTTAATACATTTAGTTTAGTTACTATTTAGAAaacatcatttattttcttaaatatgttaaattatttcatttatagaTCTTCGTAATAATTTTGAAACATGAACGATCttttttctttatgtaaaaagttttttttttttttcaatttagatattagagtaaaaatattttcggtCCATTATGTCATAAAAAATCCTTTCTTGGAGTGAAAAAAGACCATAAaaggcgatccccccccccccccacaaacgcTGTATCAAAGCACCTACGCATTacggaaataaaaattaaagccatgtttaactcataatttaaaaaaaaaaacttctttgactgaaaaaaatccttttaaaatttcacggaatttataaattatatttattaaacCTTCATTAGTATTTACgtaagatttttttaacaaaaaacaagGAGTCTTAATTTTGTTCCAACTATGTTGATGATGCGTTAGTAACCGCAAAAGAATTATTGGTGATAATGCTTCTAAAAAATATGATCTgcatttaaatatattatattgGTTATTTACAGTGATGCTTGCATCGTAATTTAACATATTTTACGTATATACTAAGCCTAAATAAATGTTCATCTCAAAtgcattgtatttttattttatccagATAACTTGCTGGAACAATCATCTTCAATCATGCTGAGACATCAGTCATCTAGAATATTCGCTGAGGACCAGCGAGTGCCTTACTCATCCCCATTTAAAGATTCCTATGGCCAAGAGCTAGAAGAAGATCAACTCCTGAATAAACATCACTCTCCAGGTTGTGACGACTCTGGGGTATTTCTTGAGGAACCGATCGCATCTTCTCCAGAGACGCAATCAAAATCAATCGCAAGAATTAAAACTTCTGTGAAACACTACTCTAACACTTCACCCAGAATGAGACAATATTCTATTCACGAGAACCTCGATTCCGATGCCGAAAGGAGTGATGATTTAGGACTTGCTTCTTCTTCTATCGATTCTGCTGATGATCTTGATGGTGATCCCTTACCATCTACGTTACAAATATCATCACCACCTGCTGTGCCTACTAGGCAAAAGCCACCTCCAGTACCAATGAGAAAATCGATTTCTAAGTCGATTGATGGACACAAGAGTAACaaatattacataaatgaaaCAACAACTGCCCTAGAAGTTCCTAACCAGAAAAAAATTCCTCTAAGTAAAAGTTCCAGTTCCGGAGAAGATTCAAATTTTGGAGAAGGTGATCATTTATTTAGTGAATGTTCACGTACAAATGTTATGGCTAGTGAGAATTCTAAAAATATGctaaatcaacaaaaaagtgagcAAACTCGAAGCAATTTTGCAATGACGCGATCATTTCATGAAGACATGTTGCAAAATCAATGCCGTGAGAATAATCAAGAATCAACCAAAGCTAATTTTTTGGCTCGGACTTTAAGTTCCACATCAGATGCGAGAAAGTTAGACGCGTGTGGTGCTGACTTTGGGCAGATTACTCGGCGGAAAAGTGAACAACCAGCGGGCTTCAAGTGGAAAAGTGAGGAATGTTTAAGAACTGCTGCTGAAACCAAATGGTCGTTACCCGGTCGTAGATATGAGAAATCAATCAGTGTTAGAGACAGGATAGCGATGTTTTCTGAATTAGAAGCAAACCAAACAGTTAAGAAAAAAGACGATCTTCATAGGTACGGTAGTGAGAATAATATAAAGGCTGTTACGAACATTGTTGAGAACAGAAAGGATGATTCTGCGTCTGTGGACAGTCATAAGGATGGTTCTCTAGTTCGTGATTCCAAATGGCACAGTATGCATAGTTTAGCGAAGAAACAAGTGGAGAAAGACATGTCTTTTGTCGATTCAAATCTGAAACCAGCAATAAGCATACCATCTTTAACAACGAGTGCTTTCATAGAAACTCCTTCGAATAGTTATTCTGTGCTACCTGTTAAATTAGACGTAGAACCACCAAAGCCAATTGTTAGTACATATCCTGAAACGCAATTGACGAATAATAAGAGGTACAATTATGGTCTTTATAGccttaagagtttaaaaaatacagagGACTTATTGAGTAAAAGGGTGTCGGGTTCTAATTTATTGTCCATCATAGATAGTAGAAAGCAACCTTTACAAAAGCTCAAAGGTTTAGTCATTCCTGATAAACCGTATCAGCCGAATTACGGCAAGACGTTACCAACTATTGTAAGCAGCGATGCTGATGTGAAAGATACGAGGAGAGCATCTCTTCCTATAACAGTGGTAACTGCTTCCAAAGCAATGTCTCTGCCTAGAAACAATAAGCCAGAATATTCATCCATGCAGAGGCAAACGTCTCTGATGGAGCCACCTTGGAAAAATGAGAGTAACGACAGCAATACCTTGCCTAAGTATTCACCCGCATTCAAGAAAAGAAGTTTGGAATTACCTGGATCTTCGCTGTCACCTACACCCCCTTCTTCCATCACAAGTCCCTTATCTCCACCTCCATCTTCTCCATCAAGTATCTGCAGCTCCAACGCTAGTTCCACCCTACAGCAAAACGtgtttcaattttcattatcgcACAGCAAACCAGTGCAACCTTTGCAGCCGGAGAAGGCCTTGTTATCTCCACCCTCTCTACATTCTGATGTCGAATACGAAGGCGATAACTCCGAAGATTCTTCCCACTCAGCGTCTCCTATGAGGATTTCTCAACAGGAATCTCAAGATGCAAAGGTTGTCAATTTTGTAtttctcttattttatttatttccgcATTATGCCAGCTTTTGTGTTCCATAGATATAAATCTTATTCCTTTTACCATGAATGTTATTACTTAAAACTTCAAAGATTAGTTTAGTCTTTAAATGGtcttaaatttttttgatttttaagaaaatgattcAAAATCCAGAAGTGTCCatagtttcagaattttttttttattttggccttaaaattattctttttaggTCCTTATTGCTTTAGTTATTGTCttaaaaaatgagattttctATCTCCTATCAAGTGACAACTGTAATTCACAAACACAGCAATCTTAACCATTACGAGTTTATTATGTTTTGTTGACAACCGTTGTAGTTCTCTTGGAATTTGCTAGTTGATGGTTGCTCGTAACGGTTATTGGCACATGAATTTAAAGTGAGCCTTAATAGTTCAAGGAATTCTTATACAAATTTTGTCTTagtttatcaatttcaaaaacttatctttgttatTATGAGATAAGCTTTGATCTGTATAAGAATAAGTATGATTTGAAATATTCATTGAACCTCGCGAAAAATCGgttttaaattgttataaaacTGATGGGCAAGCGGTGAGATGATTTTATTCAATCTTAACATTCtcccaatatttattttttctgataatGTTAGTTGATTCATTAAAATagtgaatatttattcaaattatccCCGCTCCTACCCaaagcccgatcattctgatattgtaCATGGGGCTCATCTGTAATTCAGGGCCCCCTTAGGGCCCGacaaagatttttgaagacactgggcataaAATTCATTCCCCCCTCCCGCCCCCTATATTTCAGCATATtctaaagctataaaatatttcgatacttgcgtatgaACACAACCATGCTAAGTTTGGTGGTAACCTCATATCACaacgtttaaaaagtagaagagatatagtatacgataattatataacATGGGGTTAAAATTTGCCAGTTTACCTTAAATATCAAAGGTATTTATGATGTAACTTTTAacagtaaatacagactaaacttggagtggttttgagatttgcaaagagatcaattttttaaggagaatttttatcggcaaataaagagattttttccttgtctttaCTTTTGCGAAAATATAAAtgacatcattgtactctagactctgagtgaaatcattatgtatttttaattagcataatAAATTAAGGAGActttgggccccctgaaatctaagagcagcggcctgtgccccgcatgcccctgcggtaatcaggctctgctcctaccctcccccctttttattctaatttttaatttcagatatcacagtttacttttaaaatatcggATTTGTAATAGAAATAGGGGGAACACTCTAAAGTTAAGCTGTCAATTCCATATAATGAAAGTTACATGGAATCGACAGTTAAAAGTTGTTATCTCAGCAACTGATTATTATGAGCAAACATGGAACGATTTTATATTTCCCTCTTAGCATTCTTAGGTAATAAAGTTATCAGAAGTGAAAGCGGGCCACAAAAtgtataaattcaaataaaatgaatGCTTACAAGTTATAAATATCAGTAAGGTATCAACTTGAAAAATAATGGATTTTCAAAGAGTTccactcaatttttaattttgtctttttcttcaGAAACCGAAGCAAGTGATTGGAAGATACTATCTTAGAAACTACAACTCGAATGAATAATTCGTTTAGGACTTGCTCACGCGACGAACATAAAACATCAAAAAAGCGACCTTGTCCTTCGTTTATACGgctgtttctaaaaattttattttctacatttaTATATTTCTCCCCCTTTTTCCCCTGGTCTTTTActatttctttaataatttgatgatttatttcatttaaagaactaagttattttgtttttacagccTATGACTCAATCTCTGAATTCAGGAATTTTGCATTATGGTAAATCCAACACCTTTACGACGTCAGCTAAGAGCGTTTGTCATCAGCCTTTGATGGTAGAGGCTCTCGAAAAACCAGTTAAAGTTATAGAGCTTGAGCCATCAAAGCAAAAGGCAGCTGTTTATATTTCAAGAACGGAAATTATGCTCAAGAATGAAGAGCAGGGCCAAATAGAATCGGGGCGAAGCCAAAACTCATCGTCCATTACATTAACTAATGAACAAGGAAATGATGTAAACAGTAGTACCACAATGCAGCCGCCTCAAGAATACCTTTCGAATAAGACCAATGGCCATTTCAAAGAAGGATTTCGCACTGCTCAAAATGGTTCCGTGGAAGTGCCTACTTTTTTCGAAAAAAGAACGTATTCTagaaatgaagaatatttttccgAGGAAACCACTCTGTGTAACGAGTTCGCTCCAAATAGAAACGGAGTTTCTCCTTCCGACATTGAGATTTTAAGCGCTGAATTGTCTAGCAAAAAGGCAGAAGATAAATTAAACGTCGAAGTTGGAAAGTTCCGTGCCTTGCCattgaatttgaaagaaaatgacaTTATGCCATGTAATACGAATGGAAACGCTTTTGAATCCGATCCTGCAAAGGGACGGAGTTGCTCGTTGTGGTCAAACCGACGTCCATTACCATCTGAATGTGATGAGAGTGATGATGATTCACATTCAACCTTAAGTCACAGAACGGAAGATTCACGGCACACGACGACGGATGATTGTCTATCTGATGCTACAACAGACTCTTTCGAGAAGCCTCCACCTCTGCTTTCCGAGCCTCCTACTCTGCAAAGGTCCATGGAAGATTATGCGTCAACAGAAGGCTACATATCTGATGCATCGACGGACGTGTCTCTGAGGCGCTTCACGCACAAATCTGCAGAATCCAATGCTTACTCAACTGAAGAGTATCTTTCGGATGCCACTGCTGAATCTCCAGATCCTGAGTGGGTTTCCAATCGAACTTCAGTCTTGGAGCAATCATCGAACATGTATTCCAGGTAACTTTTGATGCATTAATTTCACTTTGGGTATTCACTACACAcatgaataacaaaaaaaataaataaataaataaataaatcttgttTAACATTTTCAAGTTAATGTCAAGTACAAAAAAAGTCCAACCTAGACCACAACATGTTCACTCAAAGTGCGAGTTGGTATTTTCACCAGGACTAAGGAGTCGAAGAATTGGAGTTGAACCGGTTTTGAGTTAAAGAAGTCGGAGTCTGAGTCGAAGACTCTAAAActcctggagtcggagtcagaaccGGTATTTTTCCGACTCTAAAGCCTTGCTTTAGAGTCGGCGACACTTCCCCCGACTTGACCAGAAATTTAGATTCCTCAAAGAGAAAACTCTAAATTTGAAATACTCTTTGCCTAATCTACTTATTATTAACGGCACTTAAGTTTTTGTAGTATTTAGTTGTCCCCCCCccgaagaaaatgatttttttttaattgagtaagATTTGCTTTTAATTAGTGTTAGGTTATTATAAACTGACTCAATATTACATCAcaagttcttctgcaatacaaaggaaccattttttaattacttgaaaataaaataaagtaaaataaaacaatttgaacataaatattttttatgttcaaaTGTGTGCCTTACTTg
Encoded proteins:
- the LOC129230192 gene encoding uncharacterized protein LOC129230192, giving the protein MVGEEGSTTQPQHPLSPVESECPPSLPVRTSPALERSPPLGPGTLDAPSDGSDAIKPLYDDEEVIIADHETDNLLEQSSSIMLRHQSSRIFAEDQRVPYSSPFKDSYGQELEEDQLLNKHHSPGCDDSGVFLEEPIASSPETQSKSIARIKTSVKHYSNTSPRMRQYSIHENLDSDAERSDDLGLASSSIDSADDLDGDPLPSTLQISSPPAVPTRQKPPPVPMRKSISKSIDGHKSNKYYINETTTALEVPNQKKIPLSKSSSSGEDSNFGEGDHLFSECSRTNVMASENSKNMLNQQKSEQTRSNFAMTRSFHEDMLQNQCRENNQESTKANFLARTLSSTSDARKLDACGADFGQITRRKSEQPAGFKWKSEECLRTAAETKWSLPGRRYEKSISVRDRIAMFSELEANQTVKKKDDLHRYGSENNIKAVTNIVENRKDDSASVDSHKDGSLVRDSKWHSMHSLAKKQVEKDMSFVDSNLKPAISIPSLTTSAFIETPSNSYSVLPVKLDVEPPKPIVSTYPETQLTNNKRYNYGLYSLKSLKNTEDLLSKRVSGSNLLSIIDSRKQPLQKLKGLVIPDKPYQPNYGKTLPTIVSSDADVKDTRRASLPITVVTASKAMSLPRNNKPEYSSMQRQTSLMEPPWKNESNDSNTLPKYSPAFKKRSLELPGSSLSPTPPSSITSPLSPPPSSPSSICSSNASSTLQQNVFQFSLSHSKPVQPLQPEKALLSPPSLHSDVEYEGDNSEDSSHSASPMRISQQESQDAKPMTQSLNSGILHYGKSNTFTTSAKSVCHQPLMVEALEKPVKVIELEPSKQKAAVYISRTEIMLKNEEQGQIESGRSQNSSSITLTNEQGNDVNSSTTMQPPQEYLSNKTNGHFKEGFRTAQNGSVEVPTFFEKRTYSRNEEYFSEETTLCNEFAPNRNGVSPSDIEILSAELSSKKAEDKLNVEVGKFRALPLNLKENDIMPCNTNGNAFESDPAKGRSCSLWSNRRPLPSECDESDDDSHSTLSHRTEDSRHTTTDDCLSDATTDSFEKPPPLLSEPPTLQRSMEDYASTEGYISDASTDVSLRRFTHKSAESNAYSTEEYLSDATAESPDPEWVSNRTSVLEQSSNMYSRSMYRNELNRQNSEITGKKVDLDLRPRQLSQQKTVLKASTLPSGSVQKFKALAEKWEQRADVTSPPPTPPASVVGGKKEPKANSIAAAILSPSNTCTVFKGKSTLPPSLMPRNSSSEKKSHSSKSSKDTSYATTSMDKEASSFADGLLARKSSTCSTILAESTTNGWTNSQLDEVGKAEFSKRSDSMSSCCNSGTLIQKDDDVGMLSTDLSDDVPKAELVLTTSVAPVRNDSVQHNELLLSSKTTSEPTFKNEPRSRQGFDLSRSSAWIKTSPAPARPSFGSKATFSVSDIRRSFEQNEPEVKKKPALPPKKSMIVAAVRSPSPTSPPVPLAPKITRRQSVPAQIETKFLESDEQCRKLLEEARSQLVLEGVDHRMDLLVVILKREAEGGGSVGITLAGGADYEVKEITVHKVIAGSLADRDGRVQKGDRVMSINGRDLRGVSHGEALQILKSPNAKVTLLLAREKKEAAVSSNTLLSSKNTGSKSPQEMTNGNSHADVVEVELQKDVTGLGFSIEGGKDSPHGDRPLLIKRIFKGGAADKDGQLEEGDEILAINSCPVGNMTRTEAWNFLKKLPEGPITLKAKKTNMISSCA